CATAGATATACCCGCCTTGCTTTCTGATTTAGGCATTCAGGAAACCAACCCAGCCTATAGCACCGGCCTTGCTTGGGGTGGTGAGAAGAACCAGGAGACGCGTACCATTTCTTCGCCTACAGACGGAAGCCAGATTGCTTCTGTGCGCATGGCCACCGCTGAGGATTATGACCATGTGGTCACCACTGCCCAAAAAGCGTTTATGGAATGGCGCACCTGGCCATCTCCCAAGCGCGGCGAAGTAGTGCGTCAGATTGGTCAGAAGCTACGCGACAACAAAGACGCGCTAGGCAAACTGGTGAGCTATGAGATGGGCAAGATCCTACAAGAAGGCTTAGGCGAAGTGCAGGAGATGATTGACATCTGCGATTTTGCCGTTGGCTTGTCTAGACAGTTGCACGGCTACACCATGCATTCAGAGCGTCCTACGCACCGCATGTATGAGCAGTACCATCCCTTGGGCGTAGTGGGCGTGATTTCGGCGTTTAACTTCCCGGTGGCGGTTTGGAGTTGGAACGCCATGCTGGCTGCCATCTGTGGTGACACCGTGGTTTGGAAGCCATCTGAGAAAACGCCTTTGACGGCGGTAGCCTGTCAGTACATCATCAAAGAAGTGTTAGAAGAAAATAACGTGCCCGAAGGTGTGTTCAACATCATCATAGGTGATGCCAGCATTGGTAGCCAGATGGCGCATGACGGACGCGTGCCCTTGGTGTCTGCCACCGGTTCTACCCGTATGGGCAAGAAAGTGGGCGAGGCTGTGGGTGCCCGTTTAGGTAAGTCTCTATTAGAATTAGGCGGAAACAACGCCATCATCCTTACGGAGAACGCCGACCTAGACATGGCCATGCGTGCCGTGGTATTTGGCGCCGTAGGAACCGCCGGTCAGCGTTGTACCTCTACCCGTCGCTTGATTATCCATGACAGCATTTATGACTCGGTGAAAGACCGTTTGCTGAACGCATACGCCAAGTTGCCAATCGGGAATCCATTGAAAGACACCAACCTGG
The nucleotide sequence above comes from Nibribacter ruber. Encoded proteins:
- the amaB gene encoding L-piperidine-6-carboxylate dehydrogenase yields the protein MTQIIDIPALLSDLGIQETNPAYSTGLAWGGEKNQETRTISSPTDGSQIASVRMATAEDYDHVVTTAQKAFMEWRTWPSPKRGEVVRQIGQKLRDNKDALGKLVSYEMGKILQEGLGEVQEMIDICDFAVGLSRQLHGYTMHSERPTHRMYEQYHPLGVVGVISAFNFPVAVWSWNAMLAAICGDTVVWKPSEKTPLTAVACQYIIKEVLEENNVPEGVFNIIIGDASIGSQMAHDGRVPLVSATGSTRMGKKVGEAVGARLGKSLLELGGNNAIILTENADLDMAMRAVVFGAVGTAGQRCTSTRRLIIHDSIYDSVKDRLLNAYAKLPIGNPLKDTNLVGPLIDKHAVEAFLNALEAVKQEGGKVLIGGTVLEGEEYATGTYVTPAIVEAENSYHTVQEETFAPILYLIKYSGSVDNAIDVQNGVRQGLSSSIFSSNLLETEVFLSHWGSDCGIANVNIGTSGAEIGGAFGGEKETGGGRESGSDAWRVYMRRQTNTINFGRELPLAQGIKFDI